In a genomic window of Virgibacillus sp. SK37:
- the ftsL gene encoding cell division protein FtsL: MSANYARSWQHTNPEQTPKKDQKVVVKVKKQGWITKGEKAIISIVGAGLIAAGVFIVSFSSNTDAINRDIQKLEKTVQTQKVENEGLLYEMKELSRPERITKIAEKNGLKIQNAEVKQAHAFNN, translated from the coding sequence ATGAGTGCTAATTATGCCCGTAGTTGGCAACATACTAATCCGGAACAGACGCCGAAAAAAGACCAGAAGGTTGTTGTAAAAGTAAAGAAACAAGGATGGATTACAAAAGGAGAAAAAGCAATTATTTCTATTGTGGGAGCTGGCCTTATAGCTGCAGGAGTATTTATTGTTTCTTTTTCTTCAAATACCGATGCAATAAACAGAGACATTCAGAAGTTGGAAAAAACTGTGCAAACTCAAAAAGTGGAAAACGAAGGTTTGCTTTATGAAATGAAGGAACTAAGCAGGCCGGAGAGAATTACTAAAATTGCAGAAAAAAATGGTTTGAAAATCCAAAATGCAGAAGTGAAACAAGCACACGCATTTAACAACTAA
- the rsmH gene encoding 16S rRNA (cytosine(1402)-N(4))-methyltransferase RsmH yields the protein MFEHYSVLKKETIDGLNIKPDGTYVDCTVGGGGHSEQIASKLNENGLLIAFDQDLDALQAAKERLKVYQDRILFIHSNFRGLEEELLNNQIEHVDGILFDLGVSSPQLDRGDRGFSYQHDAPLDMRMNQTKELNAYDIVNSWSYNDLVSIFFKYGEEKFSKQIARKIESYREANEIRTTHQLVELIKEGIPAPARRKGGHPAKRIFQALRIAVNDELSAFNDALHQAARVVGIGGRIVVITFHSLEDRLCKQAFKKWSTAKETPKNLPIIPESHEAPFTLLNRKPISADEVELEANRRSRSAKLRIIKKIKPWREEFTYEEGWKK from the coding sequence GTGTTTGAACATTATAGTGTTTTAAAAAAAGAGACAATTGATGGCCTGAATATAAAGCCGGATGGTACATATGTTGATTGCACAGTTGGCGGTGGGGGTCATTCCGAACAAATCGCTTCAAAGTTAAATGAAAATGGTCTATTGATAGCTTTTGATCAGGATTTAGATGCTTTACAGGCAGCTAAAGAAAGATTAAAGGTATATCAGGATCGAATACTATTTATTCATTCGAATTTTCGAGGGTTGGAAGAGGAATTATTGAACAACCAAATTGAACATGTCGATGGAATTTTATTTGATCTTGGAGTATCTTCTCCCCAGCTTGACCGAGGTGATAGAGGATTTAGTTATCAGCACGATGCCCCACTCGATATGCGCATGAATCAAACGAAAGAGTTGAATGCCTATGACATTGTTAATTCATGGTCTTACAATGATTTAGTTTCAATTTTTTTCAAATATGGGGAAGAAAAATTTTCTAAGCAAATTGCGAGGAAAATTGAGTCATACAGAGAGGCAAATGAAATTCGTACAACCCATCAGCTTGTTGAACTTATTAAGGAAGGAATCCCTGCACCAGCAAGGAGAAAAGGAGGTCATCCTGCGAAGCGCATTTTTCAAGCGTTGCGAATTGCAGTTAATGATGAGCTTTCAGCTTTTAACGATGCGCTTCATCAAGCAGCACGTGTGGTGGGGATAGGTGGAAGAATCGTCGTAATTACCTTTCATTCGCTTGAAGACAGGTTATGCAAACAAGCTTTTAAAAAATGGAGTACTGCTAAAGAAACACCAAAAAACTTGCCTATAATACCAGAATCTCATGAAGCTCCGTTCACTTTGTTAAATAGAAAGCCAATTAGCGCAGATGAAGTAGAACTGGAAGCTAATCGAAGATCTCGTTCGGCAAAGCTACGAATAATAAAGAAAATAAAACCTTGGAGAGAAGAATTTACGTATGAGGAAGGGTGGAAGAAATAA
- the mraZ gene encoding division/cell wall cluster transcriptional repressor MraZ, producing MFMGEYQHNIDTKGRIIVPAKFRDDLGDRFVVTRGLDKCLFAYPMNEWKILEEKLKKLPLTKKDARAFTRFFFSGAIECEVDKQGRINIPQPLRNYAVLEKECVVIGVSNRIEFWASENWEDYFSDSEESFAEIAENLLDFDI from the coding sequence ATGTTTATGGGTGAATACCAACACAACATCGATACAAAGGGAAGAATAATTGTTCCTGCTAAGTTTCGCGATGATCTTGGTGATCGTTTTGTTGTAACCCGTGGACTGGATAAATGTCTGTTTGCCTACCCAATGAATGAGTGGAAAATATTAGAAGAAAAGTTAAAAAAGCTTCCATTAACAAAGAAGGATGCTAGAGCATTCACCCGATTTTTCTTTTCTGGTGCTATTGAATGTGAAGTGGATAAGCAGGGAAGAATAAACATTCCTCAACCATTGAGAAATTATGCAGTACTAGAAAAAGAATGCGTTGTGATTGGTGTCTCGAACCGAATTGAATTTTGGGCAAGCGAAAATTGGGAGGATTATTTCTCTGATTCTGAGGAATCTTTCGCAGAGATTGCTGAGAATCTTTTGGATTTTGATATTTGA